Genomic segment of Benincasa hispida cultivar B227 chromosome 1, ASM972705v1, whole genome shotgun sequence:
GTATTATTAGAGtaagaacccaaagcgtggtctttggtgaactTGGTAGATGAAGGAGGAATaccagatcgtgtaggcgataagcaagtgggagggaaaaagggcGCTATAGCATAGCAAAATTCTTAtcatttaggagaagctacatgatcatgtagattttactgaacgatcacttagaaaaaggtatacgatcgtttagcaaaattggcacactatacgatcgtttagagaagctatgcgatcgtgtaagaactagtgtgcgattgtttaggcgcgaggtggacgatcgtttaggtggagaagaactatcgtataggctctcaattcTTTAAGCAATTGTTTTCAATTTACCAACGTGCGCTCTCTCTATTTCTTTTGGAcgacgattcaaaatgaaacaatttcatttttatttcatcggttatAATAACTgactcattcccactaacccacgtccagaCATAatttttggcttaattatcatataattaaccaattaattaataataaatataatcatattatatttttaccctatagtttgatatcacatatctactatagtattttctcctttacttgatataaatcatatttatatctaatttcttctaaaataatgtatctcatacatttagccaattatatcatatacagattaaccagtccaattattcacatataatGAACTCCTACTTGtccaattttgaaatatttttaaattaaccaacatggttctcgactttattcaAGGCTAACCCAGGGgactatggctcgaagctcaacggtccgtgaatatgactaaactctttagccacgagatccacatccattaactgtcaggcattccactaaaaccAACAGCAAACtccttcttaccacagatatatttctatgtacatctgatataactaatcatgagtacgatgaccttcacAATGCTCTGTAAGTACATCTGGGCCAATTTGCGTTTTgccccctatagttacatctcactctttaagtaccactgattcctctaaataaacaatacaacatagtcaactatgtgtgaaccctctcgggccaagagaaggtgtggttgcgcacatcattcaagcctggaatcagtccttaaaggGAGCTATCTATACTACTTACctcctactttggggaaggagtgaattccatcttgtgtagctgagttcccagcttccacgttagacgaatcccccaaaattgtaggtttgaatcgcgacctggccactcgcacccatacaaatcaagaaccaccctcaattgCAGGAAGTTCTcaaactcacttaggattgaggccatattacctatggtcatcctagtaaagtgaagtctctgtcatgaacggtgttatataatgagacgttaacacttcatggtcaggtcttatacaaactctttgtataggacgccccgctcgcatgtcccttaatagtgaatgatcaggatcagaccatctgtgacaagtcacaacacttgtgaccatatcacatatctactatagtattttctcctttacttgatataaatcatatttatatctaatttcttctaaaatatGTATCTCattacatttagccaattatatcatatatataaattaactaCAGtccatttatatatattaatcgacaactttctcttgtcaatttgacatttcaaattaacccaaacaaaCTGGTTTCTCGGAGCTTTAATCAAGCTACTGCGTGCTAGACCCACGGGGACCCTGTGGCTTGCTGGGCATTCGAACTCCAGTTTTTTTTTGAATTGCGAATTTCAAAGCTCGCCAAGTATGGGCCGTGAGATGCCTTGAACACCTGATAAACATTCAATAATTTTGGGGAGTAGAGTACCGTTGGTGCTTTACGGAATCCTAGTCCTCTCCATAATTGAAGTCGGTGTGAGGTCCTTTGATTATTGAGATTTGGGCCATGCGATGGTCAGGGTCGCCGCGATCGTCAAAAACCTGAATACGTAAATCCTCAGTTTAAGCCAACATGATTTGGTGAGAAGTCGGGATTCGGTCTGACTTTCAATAAAATGATTTGGAAGCTGTAAGAACTCCAGctatcaaaattcaaaatagacCAAGATGGAGCAATCAATCGCAAGCCTCAGACCAGGCTTACCCCCATCATGTAACAAGTTTAGTAGATGTATTTTTCTCACTCAGACCACACAAACCCAGCATCCGTTAGCTCTCAGGCTATTTCttactaaagactaacagctaaactcttctacCAACAGATATTATTCCTGTGTCCACATGCGAATAAataatcatgagtatgatgacccttcacaaatctcataagtacaaaaaaaaacaatacaaaGCTGGGCCAATTAAACCGTTTTAATCCTGTAGTTATAAATCTCACTCCTTTAATTACACTGTGATTCCTCttatgaacaatacaacacatagtccaactatgtgtgaaatCTTCTCAGGCCAGAGAAGATGTGGTGGGTGCCACAACTCGTCAATTCCCTGGAACCTCAGCCTTTAGGGAGTTAtcctatctacttaccctgcctcggggaaggagtgaattccatcttgtgtagctgagttcttagcttccaaatcagacgaatcctcaaaatggtaggtttgaatcggcgacctgaccactcgcacccatataaatcaaaggaccaccctcaatggaaggagttcccaactcactcaaaattgaggttatgttacctatggtcatcctagtgaagtgaaatctctgtcatgaacagtgttatataaggaggcgttaacacttcatggtcaggtcttatacaaactctttgtataggacgccctcgctcgcatgtccccaacacgaatgatcaggatcagaccatctgtgacaagtcacaacacttatgaccattccacaaagcgggccgtatccgtaacgttaccaggataaggttttcctcctatatctatatactacagaccattttggtcatcactcaagacatgatccacttgtatgtcatcacatacatgcttgaatcacataaagataaccaggaattttaagttattggtttgtggtaaagcaaataaaacaagcaactgaacaaatacaagatgtgaagtaaatatcatatattaacagcacaagcattcgtacaaactgtttacaaactgcaggacacgagactttaggcattaaccccaacaataacatgctataatttttgcAATCATGATAGAAAAAAGCCATAAGTGTTTGTGTAACACTTTGTCCGGATACAATTCCTCCATCTAACATAAAGATATAGCCTGAAGCAGATTGCAAATGTCTGGGCATCCAATATAATCAGAATCaaaatacccaatgatctctaAAACTTCTTATCTTTAATAAGTtaacatataatcttttgttctttgcaaatacctcataacccgtttggctgctttccaatgatcTATCCCCCGGTTGAACACAATATCTGGACACATATATGTTGAGTGTACATTAGACTTGCAACAGCTAATGCATAAGGAACATTCTACATCTCCTTAGTCTTGAGTTTAGCCTTGATGTATTgacataaatgaaatttatcacctttagtgACATGGGTATCTCTTGGTGCAAAAGCTTTCACGCCAAATttactcaaaatcttttcaatgtagttcttttgtgacaatctcaaaataccttgtgAATGATCTCgtagtatttcaattcctaatacaaaataAGCATCACAAGATCCTTtatctcaaaattctttttgagaaaCCTCTTAGTGTCatacaataaacctacatcgttacttgctatgagtatgtcatcaacatataacaccAGAGAGATAGATTTACTCTCACTAAACTtatgatatacacaatcttccactatatTCACCTCAAAATCAAATGAGGTAATTACTTCAtagaatttgtgataccatataaatcgtctcatcaatgttTCCATTGAGAAACatagtttttacatccatctggtgtagctttaaatcaaagtgagctactaGTGCAATGATTTCCGTATAAGAATCTTTGAATGAAACCAAAGAGAAAGATCTTTGTAATTAATaccttccttttgagtaaaatcCTTTGCAAAAAGACGAGCTTtatatcttttgatttttccttGCGAaacccttttggttttaaatatccatttacaacttatgggtttcactcctgatgGCAATTCGAAAAGTTCCCAAACATCATTGTCTTTCTtggattttatttcttctttcatagcatttatccacttttgagagttagaactttgtaaagcttgttggaACTTGATTGAATCATCTTTCACCACATTCacatcatcctgatgttcttaaagaaatacaatataatcattTGAAATTGTACTTCTTTCTCTAGTGGATCTCCTTAGTGAAACTTCTTGAAGTTGTTGAGtctgaacttcaggttcaacaacGGAGACTTCAATGTTATCTTGTTCTATAATTTGTTCAACACTGAAGTCAGGAATTGGAGCCTGAATGTCATCTATAACCACATTAGGAAAAGAAACTatttcctcttcaaagacaactttccttatgttatcttccccctcccccctccccaAACATAATATCCTCAAGAAATCTAGCATTTTTcatctcaaacaatgatctagaagtgggatcataaacTTGAAATCCTGAGATCATTGAGAATAGCCAACAAAATAGCAACTAATAGTTCTTGTgttcaattttctttcattaagcTCGTATGACCTAGACTCACCTAGACAACCCcagatgtgaagatgcctaatactaggcttctttcctgtccACAGCTCTAAGTACCCTATTGAGGATATATATTGCAGTCTTTAGTGTCTCATCCCAAAGAGATTCTGGTAAAGAAGAATGACTAATTATACTTCTTCccatatccttaagtgttcCATTTTGCCTTTCCACCACACCATTTATGTTTAGCTTCCCTAACATAGTGTATTGTAGGACgattccacattcctctaggtatttAGCAAAAGACCTTAGACGTTAATCATCTAATTCATCATATCTATCGTATTATTCACCACCACGATTAGACTTGacaaccttaattttctttccaaattgaagttcaacttcagctttgaaaggCTTGAAAACTTCCAAAGATTGAGACTTcttatgaattaaatataggtactcatatcttgaatagtcgatGAATGGTGGACTGACGAAGAATGACAACTTCTaaagtatatataaatataacctAGCATCCACGAGAAAAACCCACCAGGAATTTAGTCAATCTTACTAGTATATTTAATACATTggttaaaatatttgcaaacatcTATGACAAATGTTCTAACATATAATTAAAGTAATCATAATCTAAAGTATGGTATATATGAGataataacgcaaaatataaacaaactaaaaataaacaataaactataaTAGACAAACTCAAATAAGTCAGATCATCATATAAATATTGCATTAGAATGACATATATATCAGGCACCGAGGGAATATATTACAGGCGCACAAGCGATACCTAGTTAGAATGACATACATATCATAATACCTCGGATATAGCATAATaaacaatgaaatatattacATGAAAACAAATAGTACTCAAAACAAACAATGAAATATATCACATAATAagttaaatgcattttctctctccaattggaaatgaagaaaaatatattaaatgtattttctctctctaattgaaaatggataaaatatatatatatatatatatatatatatatatatattaataaaatgtaTTCTATCTCTCCAatcgaaaatgaaaaaaaaaatatatattaaatgcattttctctcttcataataattgtattttctttttccattacCAAAGAGGCCTCgtaaataagaaaatatatataaaaatcagacataaaaataataaaaaagggtaaatttatccaaaaattgaagcctttattgaaaaaaaaatcaaaattaaaggcattttttaaaaatatatgggtcaaagatgtttttttatgtaaaaatccctaaatttaaatctatattgaatagattaacCCTAAGATCATTTATGCCGAATTGCCAAGAATAATTAACATACCAAATTATATTGAGTgtttgatgatagcttcaagatgttAATAGCTATAAGATGACTATTGTTGActattgtcttcctcaaccaaaactctaaATGCGCTTAGTAGAACTCTCTctagatgagattcaagaaagtTTTGGTATATTGGAGACCATAACCATAAGGTCTTTAGGTTCTcattaaattctaattaactaggaataagcttctacccattaaatTCATACTTATGTATCTAGTGTCTTCATAAATAGATCacataataaaataacccataatgtgataaaatattaatcgaCATACATAGCTCATgacgtattattatttaaaacaaaCACACTTCACCCACTTAAAGTTGACCCAAACACCCTCTAAATATCAATTACAAATACTGAGTTTGGCAAActttttttaacatatataaccAGACATTTAGCTAAagttaaatatcaaatttgaaaaataactaaatgacttttcattatttaaaatagGTAAACACAAAaaagacattattttttaattaatcaaatggaccaaaataccccatagatttaaacaaaatggattaaattaaaatacaaattaaTCCAATCTAGTTAAGTAAATGATGTTtacaaaaatcaaaactaaaaaatggaataaatatatttacacAAATACATTGcatttgaaaaattttcaatttttcagtCTGggtgagattaaaaaaaagtgttgggataataataaaaaaaaataaaaataaataaagatgtaGATACGTTGAAAATTTTCggaattcaaattaaatatttacacaaatacATGGTATTAGAAAATTTCCATCCCTAAGTAAGAGAAAAAAGTACGAGAATTGCAAATAAGCTTTGAGCATAAATAAATTCATCTTGTAGCCTATCGAAACAAATGGAGCAAttctttttaggaaaaaaaaaggttttaaataACGTTACAACTAATCTTTCCAATTCACAAAATTGGCTTAGAATTCGAAAATTAAGATCATAAATTCGTAGACTACCATCAAATCTAGACATTtaatcaaacaaaatttaaaaattgttatTCATGATTGAGTTTCAAACGAAGGGAAGAAATCGATATCCAACCCATGGAAGAGGTAAATCGGATGAAAACTAACCATTTCCCATGTCTATAATCAGCCATTGCTCACAATTTCGCTATATTATATCTGCATAAATTTGAGATACTTCCATTTTAGCTGACAGACCGGTTCTCATATCATGGAAGCAAAGGATTGGTAGAGATTTGAGAGGGATTCAGGGAGATTACGTAAGGCAAATGATACTGATACAGCACTCTGCTCTGTTCTGACGTCGCAATGGTAAGCTCCAGAAAACCCCACATCTGTATTTGCTGAAATGTATTTGTTGAAATGCCCCAATGACTGTTCCCCACAGTTTCATTCTCTTTAATCAGCCATGGCCTCGGGATCTTTTTTCTCTCCGTAGGGTCAATTCTGTTAGCCCCCTTATAATTTCTGTctcttttcttttgttcttgttCAATTTATTTGTGGGGTCTTCCATAATTTGTTTCTCTGTTCTTCATAGCTGGTGGTTGTCCTTTAAACACCCCTTATTCTCCTCCTTGCCTGAAGGAGAGAGCCATTCCATTTGAGTGTGTCATCATAATGAAATTAGACTTTGTgggattttggattttagagaAAGATGGGTGAAATAAAAGTGGATTTTAGAGAGTATCTGGAAACTGGTCCACACTCTTTGATTTGGACATCCTATAGGAGACGTCTCTGATGAAGTCTGCAATGCCTGGTTGTTAGCAGGCAAGCCTGTTAATCATGCAAAAGCatgatgttattatttattgttggcttgatttatttggttctcttaggttttcttttcttttcttttgtcatTACCATTTAGGTTTGGAATGTAGGTCTAATCATTTGCTGGGTCAAGATGTGGCTTGAGTTTAAGCTTGCAATTTTTGGTTTGGGACAGGGCTGTCAATAACCACTTATATGCAAATTAGCCTCTATATACACtctaattttgtatttttttttagtccATATACTGTATTTTATGTGCTTTTATGTGGCCccaaaattggaaaaactcTTGTTTCATATATTTTCTTTGTGGATATTTTATTGCGTTTGTGCATTTGTTGGTTATGAGACGAATGAAAGTAACATAGGGGTGAGCATTGTGGATCAGATTTGCCTTGATTATTGTCCAACACATTTATATAAATCTGTTCTTTCCTTGATCATATCCCCCTAAAAAGTAAAAGCTATGGACATAATATCCTTTAAAAGTAGGGCTCTTTTGGTTCATACAAACTTTATGAAGTATGCTGAATTCAATTGTGGATCATTGGGGAAGAGTAAATCTTAGTATTAAGACTAAAGTACAATATCTAAAAGTATTCAGTTAAATGTACTGTTTGTATTGAAAACCATTCAATGTTTCAACACATGATAATTATTCAAGATCAAAATACATTACAAATTTTTTTGATATTTATCTTTATCAATTTCAATACAATCAACTAAATCTGTCAATTCAACTGTTTTCCACAGTCAAGTCAACTCTAGATTGACTTAATTTACACTGGACATTCAACTAATACACTGTCATACACATTCATGATCTTAGTAAGAAAATTTGATTCACACAATGTTAATATCTAAAGAAAATAGTGAAGATCATGACTTGGCTATACTAATTAGCCAAGTTATAGGCAAGTTAATTTCTAGTTGTCTAGATATAGCATACTATTTAATGTATTTAGCTTGTgttctttaaattttagtttttagcttttgtcatatatttttaaattgttcaaatcttCTTCTTTGGTAATTGACATCTTTAGATTAAACTGTTAGTTTTTATCAGTCTCAAGATAAAATGCTCTTCTGTGTAGCTTTGcaagattttgaaaatataactagtttcatatatatatatatatatttttgataTTATCTAATATTGATCCTCGTTTATTAATTTTGTGACCGTTGATAGAATTTTGACCACTGAAGAACAGTTATCCTACTACAAATATAGGCGGCATCAGCTAATGTAGTAACTTTTCATTTGATAGTTTAAGGGTTTGAAAAACATAAGCTGTTGGCTGATGACATAAAATGACAGTCCAATGTGAAAAGAGAATCACAGTCTTACATGCATCCCAACCAGACGTCATTTTATCTGTTGTTTAACTTTAAACAAGTGGACGTGATGCAGACAAGATAACAAAATTCCATCAACAAGCTACATGACCAATATTAGGTACTTGGTTGTACTGTTCTACCATCTCTGCAATTTACAGTAGATGTAAAATTGATACATCAGTCTCTAGTACTTATGTTTTTGTCATTTTGTAGACTTGTGAAAAAACACTATCTTGTTTGTCTAAAGAGAAAGTGAATATAAGAAGCAAATTCATGTGATTTGTGACAACAGATAGATAACAAATGCCCCATTCGCAGTCAAAAGGGCTTACTCAAGTGGAAGCAACTGTGCTCTTTTTATCATTTCCTCAtctatttctctctctcatgtTCCTCATGTGATCTTGTCCCCTGCAATGTTATGCTTAAAGCTTAAACACCAATacttcaaaattaatgaataaagaaaGCACCGATATCAATTCCATACTTAGCAAGATTCGAGaagtttattttatattgttttattgcTTGTGAATTTAGCTTTGTCCAATCAAACTGGCTCAATTGATCCACCATCTTCTTAAATTAAGTCTGgacaaaaaatgaattttttatccTTCTCCTTTTTAAACCCACCCCACTCCTACCCTTGCTCTAGCCAATCCagtatcaacaccatttttctgTTGACCTATCAATATCATTTCACTTGACATCCCTCCCCTCCCCTTTCCTATCTCgtttctttttctaaatcaGTGAAAATGGTAGATTTAGATTCTTATCTAATTCTTGAACTCTTTATAGAAATTATCTTGAGGTAGGTGAAGGGGAAAAAATTCTTGTAAGGAGAACTTATGAAGACAGAAAGTGAGGTGAGTGAAGAACTTGTATGAACTGAAATAAATGAGCGTCTAtaagtttcttttctttctttcttttttttttttttcattcttctaGTCATACTTCTATCTATGTCATAAATGGAGTGACTtgctttaaaatgaaaaaagcaAACGTAACTTCCTTCCACACGTCAAGAAAAAGACTCCCACACAAAATCAGTTTAAGTAGGCACTAATTTACCCAATGGTTTCATTGGTAGAAAGTAAAATGTCAAAAGTTAATAAACTTTTGGGTAGTTGATGGTGTACCAAAGCTTTTCGGATAGGCCCCATGCCAAAATTTATGCCTAAAGTGGAACATGCAGCTGCAAGCTCCATTGAGAGAAACTGAATTCAGGAACAAAGTAAATCGATCATTGCTATTGATGAAAACACTATAAATACTTATGAAAAGTTTATCGTATTCCTCACCTCGACTTGATTCTGTAGTGAATGGACGTAATTGATAGTCTCATCCAACACCATTGCCATACCCATTgactgaaaaaagaaaaaaatggaaattttgtTTGAACTTGAGACTCCAATGTTTTGATACACAGGACAAGGAAAAAAATTACCTTGTGACAACCGGGAATAATGTTTTGCAAACATTttagtttgttgttgattttctcTCTTCTCACCTGAAATATGAAAAGACCGTTTTagtatttgactatttatttattgattttctaTATACAAGACCAGTATACTGTATATCAATCCATAAAACAAATTGTGTTTAGGAAGAAACATTGTTTTAGTTCAGGAATATACCCTTTCTGCTAAACTGTGACTATCGGTAGCTTGACCTCTTTTTGCTCTAACATGAACTACTTCTGCAGGCTTTTCTTGTTCTTTCTCACAGttccttcttttccttcctCCTCCCAAGTTCTGAGTaaacaaagaaacaaataaGAACACACATCTAATGctcaaagagagagagaaaataaaagttcaaaacaataggaaaaatttgttgaagaatttGACACTTGCTTTTGAAGGCCTAGCGTTACTACTGTCATTTCCAAAAGCTGCACAAAGAGTTCCTGGATTGCTTTCTGAtgcttgttttgtttttctcttcatGGTTTCTTGAGCGCTATCTACAAGTAGACTACTTCGAGTTATCACCGGAAACTCGTTCTGACATTTCAGTAGGGTAACACAAGGAAAATTGGAAAGTGAGCTCGGTGTTGTGTTTTCTGGTAACTGGAAATGGTAGCTCCAGAAGTTTTCCATTGAGAATTCTGTTTCATTGAAACCCTCTAACATGCTCTCCGTTGCATTAGAGAGCTGGTTTATGACTTCCATATTCAAGCCCCTTTCTTCAGATGCTTTGGAGGACTTGAAGTGTTGCAGGTGGTCTTGTTTAAACTCTGTCATGATTGAGTTTCTCAAAGTTTGCAGGCTTAACTACTtatatgaattatttaaatcaaattggcCAATAAAAATCTTGTATTTACCAGTTGGATGTGGATGTAATTtatgatttccttcaaaattaagtaaatgaagatCATTACTAGATAGTTAGCACTTGTGATCTGCTTCATACACAGCCTCATTTTCTGATGTTGAAACTCCCTGGTTAGTAGGGTCCATGATAAGGATATACATGTTATCTAATATGTATTGGCAAATGTAAGCATCTATTATTGGTTTGATTTTCTACTGTTTGTGAAAGGAGAGAGagatatatcaaaattttagtGCAAAGAGGAAGTAATAAAGCCATAAAGAGGCAAATTGAAGATAAGAAAACAGATCTTGTTTATCTCGGACTTCTTTTGTATGTCTTAATATTTTCTGACCATGGCtgctttcatatttttttttccttcttcctgaCTTTCCATAATGAACAGAAGCACCCTTTTGAGAAGCCTAGCTAGACTACAGATGATATGACGCAGAAGCCGACTAAAGTAGCAGGTAAACCTTATTTTTTTCAGAAATTTCCTTcctttttgataatttttaaatGCTTTTTAGACGAATATATGGATATATTGAGTTTGTTGGAAATTGGTAACTGGTTGGATGATTAGTGCTCTCCTTGGAACGAAAAGGATGGAAATAACATTACTGGCTCCTAACTGCTAT
This window contains:
- the LOC120086709 gene encoding transcription factor BEE 3-like isoform X2, with product MTEFKQDHLQHFKSSKASEERGLNMEVINQLSNATESMLEGFNETEFSMENFWSYHFQLPENTTPSSLSNFPCVTLLKCQNEFPVITRSSLLVDSAQETMKRKTKQASESNPGTLCAAFGNDSSNARPSKNLGGGRKRRNCEKEQEKPAEVVHVRAKRGQATDSHSLAERVRREKINNKLKCLQNIIPGCHKVIFFLVLCIKTLESQVQTKFPFFSFFSQWVWQWCWMRLSITSIHYRIKSRGQDHMRNMRERNR
- the LOC120086709 gene encoding transcription factor bHLH75-like isoform X4, with translation MTEFKQDHLQHFKSSKASEERGLNMEVINQLSNATESMLEGFNETEFSMENFWSYHFQLPENTTPSSLSNFPCVTLLKCQNEFPVITRSSLLVDSAQETMKRKTKQASESNPGTLCAAFGNDSSNARPSKNLGGGRKRRNCEKEQEKPAEVVHVRAKRGQATDSHSLAERVRREKINNKLKCLQNIIPGCHKSMGMAMVLDETINYVHSLQNQVEFLSMELAAACSTLGINFGMGPIRKALGTRSHEEHEREK
- the LOC120086709 gene encoding transcription factor BEE 3-like isoform X5, which codes for MTEFKQDHLQHFKSSKASEERGLNMEVINQLSNATESMLEGFNETEFSMENFWSYHFQLPENTTPSSLSNFPCVTLLKCQNEFPVITRSSLLVDSAQETMKRKTKQASESNPGTLCAAFGNDSSNARPSKNLGGGRKRRNCEKEQEKPAEVVHVRAKRGQATDSHSLAERVRREKINNKLKCLQNIIPGCHKSMGMAMVLDETINYVHSLQNQVEGTRSHEEHEREK
- the LOC120086709 gene encoding transcription factor BEE 3-like isoform X1 is translated as MTEFKQDHLQHFKSSKASEERGLNMEVINQLSNATESMLEGFNETEFSMENFWSYHFQLPENTTPSSLSNFPCVTLLKCQNEFPVITRSSLLVDSAQETMKRKTKQASESNPGTLCAAFGNDSSNARPSKNLGGGRKRRNCEKEQEKPAEVVHVRAKRGQATDSHSLAERVRREKINNKLKCLQNIIPGCHKSMGMAMVLDETINYVHSLQNQVEFLSMELAAACSTLGINFGMGPIRKALVHHQLPKSLLTFDILLSTNETIG
- the LOC120086709 gene encoding transcription factor BEE 3-like isoform X3, translated to MTEFKQDHLQHFKSSKASEERGLNMEVINQLSNATESMLEGFNETEFSMENFWSYHFQLPENTTPSSLSNFPCVTLLKCQNEFPVITRSSLLVDSAQETMKRKTKQASESNPGTLCAAFGNDSSNARPSKNLGGGRKRRNCEKEQEKPAEVVHVRAKRGQATDSHSLAERVRREKINNKLKCLQNIIPGCHKVIFFLVLCIKTLESQVQTKFPFFSFFSQWVWQWCWMRLSITSIHYRIKSSFSQWSLQLHVPL